One genomic region from Streptomyces sp. NBC_00582 encodes:
- a CDS encoding acyl-ACP desaturase, with amino-acid sequence MNEPLPQADLQRSGLFLPPGEMRELTRKAVSRADTRQWSIEELSWGMLRPEALTDTDRSVVRFITFIEDHIPGYLTYFLDAFPVSGEDLSIEEFCFNREYFRFLVSWANEEERHASVLARYQIEAGIRSPEELMRELAEEGRKKFALPYEEPVQAFTYTLVQEKATQLFYQRFKAVAKEPVLRDLLHRLARDEARHFAFYSELIGAYIKRHGLAATVPDLKDVLSTFRMPLADTLNGYWRWSLKVMDATSYDHTEAYDALVRHVKDFATSRGDAAASDLAEFVHRIRSI; translated from the coding sequence ATGAACGAACCACTGCCCCAAGCAGATCTGCAGCGGTCCGGACTCTTCCTCCCCCCCGGGGAAATGCGGGAGTTGACGCGGAAGGCCGTGAGTCGTGCCGACACACGGCAATGGTCGATCGAGGAACTTTCCTGGGGGATGCTGCGGCCGGAAGCACTCACCGACACCGACAGGTCTGTGGTCCGGTTCATCACCTTTATCGAGGACCACATTCCCGGTTATCTCACGTATTTCCTTGATGCTTTCCCCGTGTCGGGTGAGGATTTATCGATAGAGGAGTTCTGTTTCAACCGGGAGTACTTCCGATTCCTGGTCTCTTGGGCGAACGAGGAGGAGCGGCACGCCTCGGTGCTCGCCAGATACCAGATCGAGGCCGGCATCAGAAGTCCCGAGGAGCTGATGCGGGAACTGGCCGAGGAGGGACGGAAGAAGTTCGCGCTGCCGTACGAGGAGCCAGTACAGGCCTTCACCTATACGCTGGTCCAGGAGAAGGCCACTCAGCTGTTCTACCAACGGTTTAAGGCGGTGGCCAAGGAGCCGGTGCTGCGTGATCTGTTGCATCGGCTGGCCAGGGACGAGGCGCGGCATTTCGCCTTCTACTCCGAGCTCATCGGCGCCTACATCAAGCGACACGGGCTCGCGGCGACCGTACCCGATCTCAAAGATGTGTTGTCGACTTTTCGGATGCCCTTGGCGGACACGCTGAACGGGTACTGGCGGTGGTCCCTGAAAGTCATGGATGCCACATCGTACGACCACACCGAGGCGTACGACGCGCTCGTGCGCCACGTCAAGGATTTCGCCACATCGAGAGGCGATGCTGCAGCCTCCGACCTGGCCGAGTTCGTACACCGCATCCGCTCGATCTGA
- a CDS encoding SAM-dependent methyltransferase, whose amino-acid sequence MITNSADQACQATNKHYELPAELFALYLDRRLKYSSGLYTDEHTDLDQAQTNKLHFVARQLGLTGGERILDVGCGWGSLILFMAQEYRCHVTGVTPSRPQAEYIQVQAEKSGVAELVTLEVGSFTETETPGPFDAVTMLGSIVHMPNRTQVLDKVYGLLRRGGALYLSESCFRDRAIYAEFSRRPHTRHVTEDIFGFADMVPLSVLVEALESARFSLAALTDLTAHYHRTIEEWEERLEAARDRVEMTAPGMSEPLLRYLRTANAGWGYTTKHYALTAVKSRMGQAKAP is encoded by the coding sequence ATGATCACGAACTCTGCCGACCAGGCGTGTCAGGCCACGAACAAGCACTACGAGCTGCCGGCTGAGCTGTTCGCTCTTTACCTCGACCGGCGGTTGAAATACAGCTCAGGGCTGTACACCGATGAACACACCGATCTCGACCAGGCGCAGACGAACAAGCTGCACTTTGTCGCGCGGCAGCTCGGCCTCACTGGTGGCGAGCGGATTCTCGACGTCGGCTGCGGCTGGGGCAGCCTCATCTTGTTCATGGCGCAGGAGTACAGATGCCATGTCACCGGCGTCACCCCATCGCGTCCGCAGGCCGAGTACATTCAGGTGCAGGCGGAGAAGTCTGGCGTGGCCGAGTTGGTCACGCTGGAAGTCGGTTCATTCACGGAAACCGAGACGCCCGGCCCGTTCGATGCAGTCACCATGCTGGGCTCTATCGTGCACATGCCGAACCGGACTCAGGTACTGGACAAGGTGTACGGGCTGCTACGGCGCGGTGGGGCCCTGTACCTGTCGGAAAGCTGCTTCCGGGACCGCGCCATCTATGCAGAGTTCTCGCGTCGGCCGCATACCCGGCACGTCACGGAGGACATTTTCGGGTTCGCCGACATGGTGCCGCTCTCGGTACTGGTGGAGGCACTGGAATCAGCCCGGTTCAGTCTCGCCGCGCTGACCGACCTCACCGCTCACTACCACCGCACCATCGAGGAGTGGGAGGAGCGTCTTGAAGCCGCGCGTGACCGAGTCGAAATGACGGCGCCGGGCATGAGCGAGCCACTTCTTCGATATCTGCGAACGGCTAACGCCGGCTGGGGCTACACCACCAAACACTACGCACTGACTGCGGTGAAATCCCGGATGGGTCAGGCGAAGGCTCCATGA
- a CDS encoding acyl carrier protein → MPAESATREQIAAVAIDCLATELKTSASGISGADVLKNLPNADSLRLLRVVSKLERHWDIELDDEAVFAATTVDELVAIIEKYVSGERSES, encoded by the coding sequence ATGCCCGCCGAGTCCGCCACACGCGAACAGATCGCCGCGGTCGCCATCGACTGTCTCGCCACCGAACTGAAGACCTCCGCCTCCGGCATCAGCGGCGCCGATGTACTCAAGAACCTGCCCAACGCCGACTCGCTGAGGCTGCTGCGAGTGGTATCCAAGCTGGAGCGCCACTGGGACATCGAGTTGGACGACGAAGCCGTCTTCGCCGCGACGACCGTGGACGAACTGGTCGCCATCATCGAGAAGTATGTCAGCGGAGAACGGTCCGAGTCATGA
- a CDS encoding PaaI family thioesterase, giving the protein MSAARNTTGEEVAFPWDSEPSFNCFGCSPRNPIGLKLRMKLLDNGDYAADTRFPENYASYPGIVHGGIVNVLVDEVMGDTLALVHGMLAFTVTLRSKMFLPLRVGEPYLTVARITGRGNGVLHTEAEITGPGDELHVMATGTYQPIRSEQAKRLMGLDETAFGRIQHYFDHGTTGESCPPSPPHANRSPRSPSTVSPPN; this is encoded by the coding sequence ATGAGTGCCGCACGGAATACCACCGGCGAAGAGGTCGCATTTCCATGGGACTCGGAACCCTCATTCAACTGCTTCGGTTGCTCCCCGCGTAACCCGATCGGGCTCAAGCTGCGCATGAAACTGCTGGACAACGGCGATTACGCCGCCGATACCAGGTTCCCGGAGAACTATGCGTCCTACCCGGGGATCGTGCACGGCGGGATCGTGAATGTGCTGGTGGACGAGGTGATGGGCGACACTCTCGCGTTGGTCCACGGCATGCTCGCGTTCACCGTGACCCTACGCAGCAAGATGTTCTTACCTCTCAGGGTGGGAGAACCGTATCTGACTGTCGCGCGGATCACCGGCCGAGGCAACGGGGTGCTGCACACCGAGGCCGAGATCACCGGACCCGGCGACGAGTTGCACGTGATGGCCACCGGAACCTACCAGCCCATCCGCTCCGAGCAGGCCAAAAGGCTGATGGGTCTGGATGAAACCGCTTTCGGCCGCATCCAGCACTATTTCGACCACGGAACAACAGGAGAATCATGCCCGCCGAGTCCGCCACACGCGAACAGATCGCCGCGGTCGCCATCGACTGTCTCGCCACCGAACTGA
- a CDS encoding ferritin-like domain-containing protein: protein MKSQTTSPAGVPLLEDDQMHSARVFAGYQHATWELHHIPWDAFRADLVLPEHIVFAKGAIVGESNVVAATHGLLNEFAMDYDFSQFACIWGYQEIQHHLAFQIWLQLAGHSIAFGTTASMREAYPPGVTRAATLATNVICEVLATHAYRSVARSMHEPVLAAILKKASGDEARHAREFVHYTAQQLAERPEERASVLETLYIYMGTTRDMYRHPVSRFKGNLPELENHETIDEMFAYFAKVDVSGSEWAKCCEQLFKYFSTLTGYKLTKMSDVRRAIATEESGTEKASV, encoded by the coding sequence GTGAAGAGCCAAACGACGTCACCGGCCGGCGTGCCCCTGCTCGAAGACGATCAGATGCACAGCGCACGGGTGTTCGCCGGCTACCAGCACGCGACCTGGGAACTGCACCACATCCCGTGGGATGCGTTCCGAGCCGACCTGGTGCTGCCTGAACACATCGTGTTCGCTAAAGGTGCCATCGTGGGCGAATCCAATGTCGTCGCCGCCACCCATGGACTACTCAATGAGTTCGCCATGGACTACGACTTCTCGCAGTTCGCGTGCATCTGGGGTTACCAGGAAATCCAGCACCATCTCGCCTTCCAGATATGGCTGCAACTGGCGGGGCACAGCATCGCTTTCGGCACGACCGCCTCGATGCGTGAGGCGTACCCGCCGGGGGTGACTCGGGCGGCCACCCTGGCCACCAACGTCATCTGCGAGGTGCTGGCCACCCACGCCTACAGAAGCGTCGCTCGCAGCATGCATGAGCCGGTGCTCGCCGCGATCCTGAAGAAAGCCAGCGGTGACGAAGCACGGCACGCGCGCGAGTTCGTTCACTACACGGCACAACAACTGGCAGAGCGGCCGGAGGAACGCGCGTCGGTTCTGGAGACCCTGTACATCTATATGGGTACGACACGTGATATGTACCGCCATCCGGTCAGTCGGTTCAAGGGGAACCTGCCTGAACTGGAGAACCACGAGACCATTGACGAGATGTTCGCCTACTTCGCCAAGGTGGACGTAAGCGGCTCGGAATGGGCGAAGTGCTGCGAGCAGCTCTTCAAGTATTTCTCCACGCTCACCGGCTACAAGCTGACCAAGATGTCCGACGTGCGGCGGGCGATCGCCACAGAAGAGTCAGGGACGGAAAAGGCATCCGTATGA
- a CDS encoding AMP-binding protein, whose product MRPALLDGLTLGESLARLAKASPDSRAAFPAVGDEITAAEMHSAATAAAHEFLRAGIQPGEIVGVLVPTAAKFLTTVFGLWRAGAAVSVLPIQAGFGDVRGAGRRLAAIVAAAGMRHLVLDPGYDALGREVTTESTGLTLVPPPSRSGTGSALTLPVIDPRSLAVVQFTSGSTSLPKGVMLPHSTALAGLRACVTSGAFSPDDVFVQWVPTFHDMGLIGLLSHLLNGADVHVFSPTVFLRRPGAVLEHFAAHGGTVLTGPNFSYDYLLDHVPAQRLATLDLSSWRLAFNGAEPVSAATVRRFTEALAPSGVGPSVMYPVYGMAEATLAIAFPRPGDTARIRAVDRAELAATGVVRTVEETGPRAKPVVSVGRAVHGVDLRIVREDGELAADGELGEIQISGEPVTSGYFNNADATAELFHDRWLRTGDLGFLLDGELYVAGRRKEMVVVHGQNFFPDDVEAVTRSVPGVYRRRCVAFSDTDTEGGELIGVIVETADDPASVCEEVRRTVSAELDLPHVRVYAVKPRWLPRTTSGKWQRVLAARRVTAGDTEVVPATRFPDQGERA is encoded by the coding sequence ATGCGACCTGCCCTGCTCGACGGCCTGACCCTGGGGGAGAGCCTGGCCCGGTTGGCGAAGGCGTCGCCGGATTCCCGGGCGGCATTTCCTGCCGTGGGAGACGAGATCACGGCGGCAGAGATGCACTCCGCAGCAACTGCGGCCGCGCACGAGTTCCTGCGTGCCGGGATACAGCCCGGCGAGATCGTGGGCGTGTTGGTGCCTACTGCGGCGAAGTTCCTCACCACGGTCTTCGGGCTGTGGCGGGCCGGAGCGGCGGTCAGCGTCCTGCCGATCCAGGCCGGCTTCGGTGATGTGCGGGGTGCGGGGCGCCGACTCGCGGCCATTGTCGCCGCGGCGGGCATGCGCCACCTCGTACTGGACCCCGGCTACGACGCTCTCGGCCGCGAAGTCACCACGGAGAGCACCGGTCTGACACTCGTGCCCCCACCTTCGCGCAGCGGCACGGGCAGCGCACTTACCCTGCCCGTCATCGATCCCCGCTCTCTGGCCGTCGTCCAGTTCACCTCCGGCAGCACGAGTCTGCCCAAGGGCGTGATGCTTCCTCATTCGACCGCCTTGGCCGGTCTGCGGGCCTGTGTGACGTCGGGCGCGTTCAGCCCGGATGACGTGTTCGTCCAGTGGGTGCCGACCTTCCATGACATGGGCTTGATCGGTCTGCTGTCCCATCTGCTCAACGGGGCTGACGTCCACGTCTTTTCTCCGACTGTCTTCCTCCGCCGGCCGGGCGCGGTGCTCGAGCACTTCGCCGCACACGGTGGCACTGTGCTCACCGGACCGAACTTCTCCTACGACTACCTGCTCGACCACGTCCCCGCGCAACGACTGGCCACGCTCGACCTGTCGAGCTGGCGGCTGGCTTTCAACGGTGCCGAACCGGTCAGCGCGGCCACCGTCCGGCGCTTCACCGAGGCACTGGCGCCCAGCGGCGTCGGCCCGTCGGTGATGTACCCGGTGTACGGCATGGCCGAGGCCACTTTGGCGATCGCCTTTCCCCGCCCCGGCGACACCGCGAGGATCCGCGCGGTGGATCGCGCCGAACTGGCTGCAACCGGTGTTGTGCGTACGGTCGAGGAGACCGGGCCCCGGGCCAAACCGGTTGTCTCGGTCGGCCGCGCCGTTCACGGTGTTGATCTGCGTATCGTCCGTGAGGACGGGGAGTTGGCCGCCGACGGTGAGCTCGGGGAGATTCAGATCTCGGGAGAGCCGGTGACCAGCGGGTACTTCAACAACGCCGACGCGACTGCGGAGTTGTTCCACGATCGGTGGCTGCGTACCGGCGACCTAGGTTTCCTGCTCGATGGCGAGTTGTACGTCGCAGGGCGGCGCAAGGAGATGGTCGTGGTGCACGGGCAGAACTTCTTCCCCGACGACGTCGAGGCCGTCACGCGCAGCGTACCGGGCGTCTACCGCCGACGCTGCGTCGCCTTCTCCGACACCGACACCGAAGGCGGCGAGCTGATCGGAGTCATCGTGGAGACCGCCGACGATCCCGCCTCGGTTTGTGAGGAGGTCCGCAGGACAGTGAGCGCCGAGCTGGATCTGCCGCATGTGCGCGTCTACGCGGTCAAACCCCGCTGGCTTCCCCGTACCACTAGCGGCAAGTGGCAACGCGTGCTGGCCGCCCGGCGTGTGACCGCCGGCGACACCGAGGTGGTCCCCGCAACCAGATTTCCAGACCAAGGAGAACGGGCGTGA